Proteins found in one Candidatus Binatia bacterium genomic segment:
- a CDS encoding nucleotidyltransferase domain-containing protein, with amino-acid sequence MILYGSRARRDPEPVSDYDVLILVDVEVQPDLEDRIGDALYEVELKHGAMISEIVFSRQHWNEPRRS; translated from the coding sequence GTGATCCTGTACGGGAGCCGGGCGCGGCGCGATCCTGAACCCGTATCGGACTACGACGTGCTCATCCTCGTCGACGTTGAGGTCCAACCGGACCTGGAGGATCGCATTGGCGATGCACTCTACGAAGTCGAACTTAAACACGGCGCGATGATCTCGGAAATCGTTTTCAGTCGGCAGCACTGGAACGAACCCCGACGCTCATGA